Genomic window (Oryza sativa Japonica Group chromosome 3, ASM3414082v1):
taaaattttcttacaGAATTCATACTAACAAAGTTCTCAACCATTGATTTGAATTAGCTCGAAGATGTAGAAAATCAAGATTCAATCGTAATTTGGCACATTAGCGTCTGTAAAACGTTTGTAACAAATATTTTGTGCGTATAGCTTTTTCTGCTAACAAATAAACTTAATGTCCCATTTTAAATGATGGTACTCTTGTTCTACAAAATAATGCACCCCTGAATCAAAGCCTAAACTTCTTTTGAGATATAGCCTATGATTAGTAGCACCCTATTATCTCAGGTAAGGCTAATATTTCTGCCTTCCTTTTCTTTCATGTGCAAGGGGACCCAAGTTGCTTTTGTCAACAGCCTTGAAGATCTTTGTCCCTCTATATTAATAGCTTGACAATCCTGCGTACTCCATTTTGAGAGAGACTAGCTAGAGAGTAGAGCCTACAATATGGCTACAGTacagaattgcaagccaatgtGCGCTGGAATTTCCTCATCTTTTGTTGGTGCTTATCAGCCTAGCTATTGGCTATTGTTTGGTTCAGTGGTCCACAGGCCAATCTAGGCCACTGGTTGGTTTAGTTAAgtcctaagagcaagtttaatagtatagcccactactaactccaaatcatctatagtcaatgtaatagccaattcatacaatagttgcttactatactattaatatctggtcccacctatcatacacatattacgtcttggagtccgtgctgcaactggctatagatctgtagcccgttgctcttttctctctttctttatctgtctaaaatatgtttatagcctgctattgtacctgctctaagagcaAGATCAATAGTGCCGCCCGCTAAGGGCTGCAAAAATGACCACATCAGCCTCTTACAGATATTGCTAAGAGCTAATGTATACAATAAGCATGTTCACATCGACTATTATCTATTTGTTTAATCTTTAGCTAGCTTCCCCATCCAATTTTTTAATCTTGTTGCTGTTGTTTCATCCTGCATCGAGTCAGCTCACGTGGGCCCACAATCGCTTGTCCCAATTAAAGCTAGCCTGGTGCTGCTGCACTTGCGTTGGGTTGTGTGTGTAGCCAGCGACAATTTAGTCGCCCACTCGTCCTCTCTCTCTTGTCCAACTCATGGACAAATCTGATATGGCAGTTTTATCGCCAGCTAAACTagcttattgtacctgctctaatgcaGCAGTTATGATCTATGCATATGCATTGCCAAAGGCCAAATCCCCAACTGCTCTGTCTAGGGATCACAACATCAACTGCTTTGTGTCGTCGTGTGCCCATGCTTGATTTTATGTCGTTTGTGTGCCCTCAATTATCAGATGATTTAGACACGTCCATCTCATGTCCAGTGGCATCATCTGAAGGACCAATTAAGTTGGCAAGATGAACAATTAGGATGCCATTTTGCTCTCTGGGTTTGTAACGATCTACTACTAGCAAACAACCAAGACGACTCTTCTTATCTGATCATTAGATAGCTTCTTGATGCTGCTGTTGCGTGGTGGCCCTTTCTTCAAGTGATGGTTCATTGCATATGTGTCTTCTACTACTAACGATTTTTAAGTGCGTCCTCATCTTATTGATGAAGTACATTTCTtcagagagagggaggggtcCGGACTTGATTAAGATTTGTGGTCCAAAAATGTGTTTCGTTTTGATTTATCCATCTGAAATGATTTTGTCCGAGACGCATCTGGTGCAATTTTGTCATTCTTTGCCTCGCGCAAGTTGGTTCTCCTGACAAGTGACAATTTTACTTTTTGAAAATTAAAGGAGCAAAGTTTCTGAAGATTACAGGTATACCCCCTCCACATGCAGCAATCTACACGTCAGATTCTCTCTTCTGCCTCGATGAGAGAAAAGAAACGGAGCATGAAAAGCATAAACAGAGTAATATATGAGCAATGGTAGTACTGATGTACTGGTATTTTTCATTTCCTAGTGTCAAGCCATGCTCCAAAAGTATTGGAATCGATTGATGGAACGATATGATCGAGACTTAAAAAACAAAACTGATTCTAATGAGATGGCTTACGATTGACACCGTCGCAAGAGGCTTTAACTCTCCTCTTTTGGACTGATGACGGCTCGCTAATAAAGCTCTGGGAAAAAAGTTAAAGAAATTTGCAGAGAAAAATATTGCAGGAATGAAGCACGCATTTTGCTTTCCACTGTCCAGATTAGTTCATAGAAAAGCCCAGGATAAAAAGTAAGATTTCGTGCATAATTTAAAAGGATACACATGATCCATGGCTGCGACATCACACCACGCTTCTTGGTGAGGGACCCAAAAGAAGGCAAGAGATTTTGATTGCATTTTAAGTTATTGCATGAATCACATCAATCTACTCGAGCAATAACCATATCTTTTAAACTCATTTATGCAGTACTTTTTTCTGCATTTGCTACATAATTAAGATCACGCAGCAGTGGCCAGtaatggtgaaaaaaaaatcaatgtacGTGCCAGTTAACAGTACAAAAATGAATGATGGTACGAACGGTACAAACATAGGAAGGACAGTGATGCTACCTGATTGAGAAGCAACGCTACCAAAAAACATATATAAGGTGGCATGCATCTATCGAAGGAACACGGATAGTATAGTGAAGACATGAACAAATAAATGGTTCCGGGCAAAACATTGAACTACACAAAAGAACCTGCAGAAATGAGCAGTCAGAAAAGAAAGGTGCATATGATCTTCCCCTGTAGCCGAAATAATTGACTCTCATGTTGATTATGATCAACCGGCCGATGAATTTGGGGGTTTTCTAGCTGCCAAAATGTtcttcatgaataatttaagtGCCAGAATGATCTAAACCTGATCTCTGTATCAGGCAAGTGCCACCTCACTGAACAAGTTCAGTACTCGCTTCCATGCCAAGTCATGGACTTGCCAAATTAGCACATTTCTGGGGGAAATGTCGTACGGTTTAACGGGATAGAGGCCTTGTTTCCTGGATTAATTCGCATGTGAAACTTACTGCCCAAAAAGATTATCACAAGCTAGATAGTATAGATGAGCTGATTGATCTGACTCACCAAATGGAACAAATAATCAATCCCTAATCCCTTGTTAGATACTAATCAATCCCAAACCCCTTGTTCACCACACAGCTGATGCTgacagtttttctttttaggtGCCATTCACAAGCTGCGGCCTGCGGCAACCGGCAATAGAAATATGTGAAGTGAACCCTGAAAATGATCGCGGTAATGATTAGTGGTTCGCATGTTCCAGCAGCAGACAGAGCGTGTGCATCCCGTCAAATCTCTCACCCTCTAGCCCATCCCTCTCCTACCGTCCAATCTGCCTTTGATCTGTTAATTTGCCTATGGATCATATTCATGTTGCCATTATTGTTACCGTGATATCTGCCGGTACTAGTAGAAATGCTAGTACTACTCTGCATAGTAGATTGTACTAGCACACATGCTTGAGTAGAAGTATGTGGTTTAAAACTTTATGTTTGAAACGATGACATACCAGATGATGTACAAATGTGTAATTATTCTGAAACTTTTTGTATCCTTATGTAACAAGGCGAAGAGGTTAAATTGTCATCTTACTAATAGGTTGCACGATGAGTTTCTTTGTAAACACACTTTGTGTTAGCACTTGACAGTGCGCTTGCCATCGATGAGATGGCAACGTCGTCAAGTCTTCAAATATCCAACTGATCCTTTCAATATCCATATCAATTGATTCCACGGTCGGATCGCTTTTTAATACTTCACGAAAAAAGCGGTTTCGATAACTATGACTCTTCTGACTCTCTGGGTACACTGGCTCTCGCAGAGAAGAAAAACTACTCCTGTTGAACAGCTGCgatcgtactccctccgttataggattttgagtttttcatgcaacatttgaccactcgtcttattcaaatttttttaaaattattatttattttatttgtgatttactttattatctacagtattttaagcataactttttgttttttatatttagttttttatatttataaagaaaattgaataagacgagtggtcaaatgttaTAAGTAAAAACttataatcccttatattataatacggagggagtactagtaaaAGTGAACACACACATGTTCCCATTAGGTTTAGAAAGCTTTAGATCCATCATGTTAATCCATTAGTCGAGGATAAGCACAGTAGTATCTTGACAATTTTTGCCAGTTTAACTGAGCATTTGCTTCATCACCCATAAAAAAAAGGCACAGTATAAAGACCTAACGATGTTACTGAATTACCACGGTTAAAAACAACCTACTACTCCACATCTAAGAACACAAATCACCTCCAAAGAGACAGGAAATctctttagggtgtgtttgagaaggAGGGGATTAAAAAGATTGGAAAGATACATAAAACGAgatgagccattagcacataattaattaagtattaattattttaaatttcaaaaatggattaatatgattatttaaagcaactttactatagaaattttttttaaaaaacacaccgtttagtagttcaaGAAACGTGCGAACGGAAAACAAaattatctctctctttctcctgcgctcgaacgcagccttagaaAACACCAGAGAtcaaaaaagaaagggaagaaCACTTATCCCAAACTAATTGCATTTTACAGTAACTACACCGCCATTTTACAGTTACCCCTCTCGCCCGGTTGATTCCAACTAAGATATTCAGACAACTCTGGCGCTCCGTCCATGGCCATACCCATGGCCAATGGCGCGGTTCAGCGCCACTCTGGTCGTCTCGTACACCGGCAGCTCGTCCCGGTACGCGGCCCCGGCGGGAGCAATGGCGGCGAAGTTCTCGAGCTCGAACAGGTCGGAGCTCGCGTCGCtgctctcgtcgtcgtcctcgtcgctctccatctccatccgctGGAGCAGCATCTGCTGCACCGCCTCCACGGGCACCCTGCGGCGGTCGACCACCGTCGACGACGCCAGGGActccgtgtcgctgtccaagaACCGCACGGTCCGCTTCGCCTGCCCGCGCGTCGACGGCGTCTTGCTCAGGCAGGAGCGGGAGTAGGACGACGCCGTCGAGCACGCGGACTCCGCCCCGGCCGTCGCCGAGGGCGGCGTGGCCGGCGCGCGCTTGCCGGCGAAGATGGAGTTGAGGAAGCCCGCGAGGCGCGCGCCGGGGGAAGCCGGCTTGCGGAGGTCCCTGAGCTTGGCGCGTATGGAGGCCCCGGGCTTCTTggccttcttctccggcgcggGCCCCGGCGCACCACCGGGGACAGTCGTGCGGATGGGGCGGAGGCGTCGGTGGTGCGACGACTCCGCCTCGGACGACGAGAACCCGCCGTAGCTAGAACACTCCGACGAGCTCGACGTCGTGGCGTGCGGACCCGGCGCGCGCGCCCGGTAGCTCCCCGCGAGCGACGGCTTGTAGTAGTTCCCATAGTGCAGGGCCGCCTCGTGCTGCTTCTTGgccgccgcagccaccgcctccaccccggtggcgccgccgccgtgacccGGCTGCTCGTCCATCGACTTGTATATCGCGTCGAGCAGCGTGGATGAGAAAGACGGCTGGTCGGCGACGTACCGCCTCGCCGAACCAGCCGTCACCTTGGGCGCCGCCCACCTCTCCATAGGAAACAAACGCCAAGAAGAGAGAGCAGCAACCAATGCCTCTGTGAAatggcagctgctgctgctgagccGGTGGCTTGGTACGCGGTGAGTTGGTGGTACGTGTTGGGgaaaggtggaggagagaagggtGAGAGGGGAAGGGATCGGGCGGAAGATATAGCGGTGGAAGGGGAAGCTTGGGTGGTGGAAACGGGGGTGTGGCGCCCGGCTAATTCGGTTTGGGCGTGCGGGTGACGGTGATGGGGGTCATGGGGCCATCCCGTCTCTCTCCCTGTCTCTCCTTATTTCTCGTCCCCTCACCGCCGGTGAACTTATCATTTCTTCACAATTGACACTGCCACGACCTCTGCTAATCAGTCCATATACCTGAGTGAATttcagcttcttttttttttcagaccgAGGTGAATGGGAATGTGTCGTCCTATACCATACATTACGATGGTTCAGACGTTCCTCTATTCCGCCCATCAAAGATCGAAGGGTACGCAAACGCAACTATACTAccgcgcgctgctgctgctcccccTGTAGAGTACGACGTCGCAAGATTTAACTCTGGCGATCGAGACGCATGTAGTACTGTCGCCTCTGCCTCTGTCCCTCACCCACCCAAAACGTGAGCACGCATGCATTGCAGCAGCGGCAATAACTTCtgggagtagtagtactagtgctaATTATAGCGCAGTAATCTAGTGCGAGTATTCCGTTTCGTTTCGTACCATTTTGGGCTTCATTCTGCATACACACACCGTATTGCGTCGTTTTGCAGCAGTGACGGTGACGGGAGTTCACCGCTCTGATCCACAGACACCGACCTGCTGCTATGGGCCTGCCTATGGCACAGAAAACGGATGGACGTGGCGAACGGTGCAGTGAGCCGATCTCGAGCCACTTCGTGCTCCATCGACCAAATAAAAAACGGGAAAAGAAAACACTAATCTCCATTGCTAGTTGCTACTACTGGTAATGAAGAGAAACAAACATAAACAGTGGGAGAATGTAGCCGCCTGCAGGGGCCGCAGCCAAGCCGGTGCGGCGTTTCGCTGCGAAAAGCTGCTTGCTTGCTAATACTAGTTGCTGCTAGTACTGcactgcatatatatgtatctatctGCTTAATCTAATCGCCTCCAAATGCACTGCACCGTACGTACTCGCTCACAACTAATTAAAAGGGAGTGCATGCAAGCTGCAAAGCATGAGATTCCCATACTTCCTATAATCAATTTTAATCTTTACCACGGATTATACATATCTTTGTGCTTGGTAGGACACGCATTGCTGGCCCCCGTAGTATAACGCACACTGAGCTGAGCTGTGTTATACTGTTATCCTATCTCGCCAGCTTGTCACTATTACTTCCTCTCCCATTTAACCAGTTCATAGCGTGTGGCCGCCTAGGCGGGCGCCTAGCTAGATCAACGAAAGGGATTTTGATTGCACGTCACCGGGAGAATGTTTTCTGGCATGTTCTCGCTGTTCATCTACATGTGTGTTGTTTTCAAATTTAGTGATCGATTGCCAGTTTTTGTTGGTGTGTTTCGTGTGGGGTTACGTACTGTTAATTTGGACGCACGACTCACTTGTCGCGTGATTAGCGGGCACAGCCGCATCGGCGATAGCAACCCGGCCCTGAAACAAAATTAACACGTTCACGCGGGGGTTGAGTGCGATGGCAGCGTGCGTGTGTGCTACGGTGGATCgaagcacgcacgcacgcacgacaacgccgccgccgtaaCGATATTGTAAGACCGAGACACTACTCtagtttgtcaaaaaaaaaagtgcggaATTTTTTCCAAGCGTCGACTTGGGCCATCTGACTATATCTCACAGTGCGGGCACGCTTATACCTGTGCCAATATGACAATATGAGCATGGCCACCGGTCGCCGGGGACAGCGACGAGAATAGACCAGACGGCGAGGCTGCCTCCGCGGCACAGCCGCCGTCCTTTTCAGGCACAGGGCGCCCGGGCTCCTAGCGCGGCGGCAGCACAGCATGTACAGCAATGACAAGCACACCGAGCTGTGGTTTGCCCCGGACGTGTCGCGCGACAAGCTAGACCCGTTCCATCATCCGTCGCCATGGCAGGATGTTGGTTGGGCTGACAAAATCCGGGCGATTGATAGGGATACTGCTCATCCCCTGCTTCTCGCCTTCCCTAGCGGAGGTGATGGCCAACGGTGGCgaggccaccaccaccggccgggTTCGGTTGGGCTATCTACCCATCACCTTTGTTGATGAGTTGATGTGTTCCGGCTTGGCACTTTGGCAATGTAAGTGGTCTACCTCGCCACACGTAGGAGTATGGTGCTCTGAGATGTACCGCTGGTTCAGGTTCAGTGTAGTGGGAAATGCTGGGGATGTTGGTGTGCGCTGGCCACTGGGGGTGATTGGACGTGATGGTCCGACTCGAGGGAGGGGGCGCTATGATGTTCTCGTAGGATTTTGGTCTCATGGGTTGTTAATTTGTTAGTATGTTGGATGTGATGCATGGTGCTTAACGGGCGCGCGTGTGTCGACTCTTTATTGGCGATCGTCTGGGCCAAAGCTCACAAAATGGATGCTCTGCTATGGAGTACTACTCCTATAGCTCTACTCCTGGCTCGCTGTTCTTTTGCTCGATTTGCAGTGTCGCACCAGCGCACGGCTTTTCATACTGCGACTTCTCTCATTTTGTTCTTTCATGaacgaaaaaaattaaaaaaaagagagagaaaaactcACGTTTTGTTCGTATGCTGTTTCTGTTTGGTTCTTGATGGCTAGTATTACTCCTACCACCAAACCAATGCGATGGCAGCAGCTTGGACAGATCCTAGAGCAGACAGACAGAACACACAGTACAAAAACCACTCCCGTGGATTCTTAAAGGTCGAGAGGCATGAACAGTGGAAAACCCTGTGATGAGTAACCAACCTATCTACGAGCAACCTTAATAAAGTGGGACATGCTGATTAAGCGAGATGTTAGTGGCATGCAGGAGTACAAGCCTACAGGGTTGTGGGGGTCCGTCCGTCTCTCGGCCAAAGCTAAAGCGGCTGCTGCGACGTCACGTTCTGCCGCCTCGCGCGGCAACCGCATGTTGCCGCAAGGCCCCAagggatctctctctctctcgttcgcTCCATGCCTC
Coding sequences:
- the LOC4331799 gene encoding protein BIG GRAIN 1; the encoded protein is MERWAAPKVTAGSARRYVADQPSFSSTLLDAIYKSMDEQPGHGGGATGVEAVAAAAKKQHEAALHYGNYYKPSLAGSYRARAPGPHATTSSSSECSSYGGFSSSEAESSHHRRLRPIRTTVPGGAPGPAPEKKAKKPGASIRAKLRDLRKPASPGARLAGFLNSIFAGKRAPATPPSATAGAESACSTASSYSRSCLSKTPSTRGQAKRTVRFLDSDTESLASSTVVDRRRVPVEAVQQMLLQRMEMESDEDDDESSDASSDLFELENFAAIAPAGAAYRDELPVYETTRVALNRAIGHGYGHGRSARVV